The following proteins are encoded in a genomic region of Glycine max cultivar Williams 82 chromosome 18, Glycine_max_v4.0, whole genome shotgun sequence:
- the LOC100818177 gene encoding protein PMR5 — translation MALLHSLFALPFLLLSLQLHTSSCALLLSLRHHHNTLHQQRPMIHANQTNCALFVGTWVQDDSYPLYQSSNCPIIDPQFNCKLFGRPDSDYLRYRWRPLNCDLPRFNGVEFLLQMKGKTVMFVGDSLGRNQWQSLICMIYATVPQTQTQLVRGEPLSTFRFLDYGVTISFYRAPYLVEIDVVQGKRILRLEEVDGNGDAWRSADVLSFNTGHWWDHQGSLQGWDYMELGGKYYQDMDRLAALERGIKTWANWVDSNIDSSRTKVFFLGISPSHTNPNEWNSGVTAGLTTKNCYGETSPIISTGTAYPGVYPEQMRVVDMVIREMSNPAYLLDITMLSAFRKDAHPSIYSGDLNPQQRANPTYSADCSHWCLPGLPDTWNELFYTALFY, via the exons atGGCACTTCTCCATTCCCTATTTGCTCttcccttccttcttctttcCCTTCAACTCCACACATCCTCATGTGCCCTCCTACTAAGCCTGAGGCACCACCACAACACTCTCCACCAGCAGAGGCCAATGATCCATGCCAACCAAACCAACTGTGCACTGTTTGTGGGAACCTGGGTCCAAGATGACTCTTACCCTCTCTACCAATCCTCCAACTGCCCCATCATAGATCCACAGTTCAACTGCAAATTGTTTGGCCGCCCTGATTCTGATTACCTCAGATACAGATGGAGACCCCTCAACTGTGACCTCCCAAG GTTCAATGGGGTGGAGTTTCTGCTACAAATGAAGGGCAAAACTGTGATGTTTGTAGGGGATTCACTGGGGCGTAACCAATGGCAGTCACTGATTTGTATGATATATGCTACAGTTCCTCAGACACAGACACAATTGGTCAGAGGGGAACCACTCTCAACCTTCAGATTTTTG GACTACGGTGTGACCATTTCATTTTACAGGGCTCCTTATTTGGTTGAGATTGATGTGGTCCAAGGAAAGAGAATTTTGAGGCTGGAGGAGGTTGATGGGAATGGTGACGCATGGAGAAGTGCAGATGTGCTGTCTTTCAACACTGGACATTGGTGGGATCATCAAGGCTCTCTTCAAGG GTGGGATTATATGGAATTAGGAGGCAAATACTACCAAGATATGGATCGTTTAGCAGCTTTGGAAAGGGGTATAAAAACATGGGCTAATTGGGTGGACTCCAATATTGATAGTAGCAGAACCAAAGTGTTCTTCCTGGGAATTTCTCCTTCACATACCAA CCCAAATGAATGGAATTCTGGAGTGACAGCAGGACTGACCACAAAGAACTGCTATGGTGAAACTTCTCCAATTATTAGCACTGGCACAGCATACCCTGGTGTATACCCTGAGCAAATGAGGGTTGTGGACATGGTTATTAGAGAAATGAGCAACCCTGCTTATCTTCTTGACATCACAATGCTATCAGCATTTAGGAAGGATGCACATCCCTCCATTTATAGTGGTGATTTGAATCCTCAACAAAGAGCTAACCCTACCTACTCAGCTGATTGCAGCCACTGGTGTCTTCCTGGATTGCCAGATACTTGGAATGAACTATTCTATACTGCCTTGTTCTATTAA
- the AS1 gene encoding asparagine synthetase 1 isoform X1 yields the protein MCGILAVLGCSDSSQAKRVRVLELSRRLKHRGPDWSGLHQYGDNYLAHQRLAIVDPASGDQPLFNEDKTVVVTVNGEIYNHEELRKQLPNHTFRTGSDCDVIAHLYEEHGENFMDMLDGIFSFVLLDTRDNSFIVARDAIGVTSLYIGWGLDGSVWISSELKGLNDDCEHFESFPPGHLYSSKERAFRRWYNPPWFSEAIPSAPYDPLALRHAFEKAVVKRLMTDVPFGVLLSGGLDSSLVAAVTARYLAGTKAAKQWGTKLHSFCVGLEGAPDLKAAKEVAEYIGTVHHEFHYTVQDGIDAIEDVIYHIETYDVTTIRASIPMFLMSRKIKSLGVKMVISGEGSDEIFGGYLYFHKAPNKEEFHQETCRKIKALHKYDCLRANKSTFAWGLEARVPFLDKEFIRVAMNIDPECKMIKKEEGRIEKWALRRAFDDEEHPYLPKHILYRQKEQFSDGVGYGWIDGLKAHAEKHVTDRMMLNAANIFPFNTPTTKEAYHYRMIFERFFPQNSARLTVPGGPSVACSTAKAVEWDAAWSNNLDPSGRAALGVHASAYGNQVKAVEPEKIIPKMEVSPLGVAI from the exons ATGTGTGGCATACTTGCTGTGCTTGGTTGCTCTGATTCATCTCAAGCCAAAAGGGTCCGCGTCCTTGAGCTTTCTCGCAG ATTGAAGCACCGTGGTCCTGACTGGAGTGGGCTCCACCAATATGGTGATAACTATTTGGCTCATCAACGGTTAGCCATAGTTGATCCAGCTTCTGGTGATCAACCCCTCTTCAATGAAGACAAAACTGTTGTTGTTACG GTGAATGGAGAGATCTACAATCATGAAGAACTCAGGAAACAATTGCCTAATCACACCTTCCGTACAGGAAGTGATTGTGATGTTATTGCTCACCTG TATGAGGAGCACGGAGAAAACTTTATGGACATGCTTGATGGTATATTTTCATTTGTTCTGCTGGATACTCGTGACAACAGTTTTATAGTGGCACGGGATGCAATTGGGGTCACTTCCTTGTACATTGGTTGGGGTTTAGATG GCTCTGTCTGGATTTCCTCTGAATTGAAGGGGTTGAATGATGATTGCGAACATTTTGAGTCTTTTCCACCTGGTCACTTGTATTCTAGCAAAGAGAGAGCGTTCCGCAGATGGTACAATCCTCCATGGTTCTCTGAGGCTATTCCATCTGCCCCTTATGATCCTCTTGCTTTGAGGCATGCCTTTGAGAAG GCTGTGGTAAAAAGGTTGATGACTGATGTGCCCTTTGGTGTTTTGCTCTCTGGAGGTTTGGACTCTTCATTGGTTGCAGCCGTCACGGCTCGCTACCTGGCAGGCACAAAAGCTGCGAAGCAATGGGGAACTAAATTACACTCTTTCTGTGTAGGCCTTGAG GGTGCACCCGACCTAAAGGCTGCAAAGGAAGTAGCAGAGTACATAGGAACTGTCCATCATGAATTTCACTACACTGTTCAG GATGGCATAGATGCCATCGAAGATGTGATCTATCACATTGAGACATATGATGTGACAACAATTAGAGCAAGCATTCCCATGTTTCTTATGTCTCGTAAGATCAAGTCATTGGGAGTCAAAATGGTTATCTCTGGAGAAGGATCTGATGAAATCTTTGGAGGGTATCTATATTTCCACAAGGCACCCAACAAAGAAGAGTTTCACCAAGAAACATGCCGCAAG ATTAAAGCACTCCACAAATATGATTGCTTGCGAGCCAATAAATCGACCTTTGCCTGGGGTCTAGAAGCCAGAGTACCATTTTTGGACAAAGAGTTTATCAGAGTTGCAATGAACATTGATCCTGAGTGTAAAATG ataaaaaaggaagaagggcGAATTGAGAAATGGGCACTGAGGAGGGCCTTTGATGATGAAGAACATCCTTATCTGCCAAAG cACATTTTATATAGGCAGAAAGAACAATTCAGTGATGGAGTTGGCTATGGTTGGATTGATGGCCTTAAAGCTCATGCTGAGAAACAT GTAACTGACAGAATGATGCTCAATGCTGCCAACATTTTCCCCTTCAACACTCCAACCACCAAAGAAGCATACCACTATAGAATGATATTTGAGAGGTTCTTCCCTCAG AACTCAGCAAGGCTCACTGTTCCTGGAGGACCAAGTGTTGCATGTAGCACAGCAAAAGCTGTTGAGTGGGATGCTGCTTGGTCTAACAACCTTGATCCATCAGGTAGAGCAGCACTTGGAGTGCATGCATCAGCTTATGGAAACCAGGTCAAAGCTGTAGAACCAGAGAAGATCATACCCAAGATGGAAGTTTCTCCACTAGGAGTTGCCATATAG